The genomic stretch GGGTCTGCTTTCAGGCTGCCCCTCCACCTCTGACCACCAAGCTGTCCACAGAAACCTTGCTGGACTTTATGAGTTAAATGAGAATCAGGTAAGCCTTTCGGTGCCCTTTAACTTTGGGAAGGCGGGCGTCTCGCGGCACTGTGTGTCGAGGCGGCGGCGCAAAGCGGCCAGCAACGCCAGCGCCTCGGGGGACGGCATCCCGGCTCGCGCCGCCTGTACAGGAGGAGCGAGGCCCAAGCCTCCGGGGAGGGTCGGGGTCGCGAGAGGCGTCTAAAGGGGACGGAACGCCAGAGAAGTTGTCTGCGGGTTTCAGGTAGTCGCGGCCGACGTCCAGCACCACGCGTGAGGCTGGACCCAGGCCACTCAGCGCGGGTGGGGGGAAGCTTCCGCCGCTGGCCCAGGTTTCTGGGCCTCCTCGCGCGGCAGGAGCTGCCAGGCCTGCACGTCCAGCAGGCCGCGTGGGGTGAGCTTCAGGGCCGGAATCACGCTGAGGCCCAGGAAACTGAGGGTGGTGACCGGGTAGGGCAGGCGGCACCCCAGCGCCCGCGCCGCCGCCGCGACCTCCGCAAGCCGGGCGGCGGCCTCCTGTGGGGGCAGGTCGCTCATCAACCCCGCAAACGGTAGGGGCAGGCAGGCGCGCACCTCGCCCCCCGCGACCACGACCACGCCGCCGCCCAGCGCCTCCAGCGCCCGGCCCGCCGCCCGCACGTCGGCGTCCGTGCCGCCGAGGACCGCCACATGGTGCGCGTCGTGCAGGACACTGACCCCCAGCGCCCCCCCGGTCAGGCCGCTGCCGGAGGTCCAGCAGGCCGCGTGGTCCCCACGCCCGTAGCGGTCGGCGACCACCAGCCGCGCGTCGCCGCTCCCCGGCGCGCCCACGCCCGTCGTGATCTGGTCAGGCCGGACCTGCATCACCGGCCAGTGGGCGGGCACCTCGAACGCCGCCGTGTCCCACCCCGGTCCCAGCCTCACGCCGCCGCCCGGCAGCGCGGGGGTGGCGCCTCCGCCGCGCGCCTCGGCGCCGCCCACGAAGGTCTCCAGCACCTCGAAGCCGGTTAGGTCGCGCAGCAGCACGAAGTCGGCGTGGTACCCCGGCGCCACCAGGCCCAGGTCATGCAGGCCCCAGTATTCGGCCGGATTGCAGGTCACCAGTGCGACTGCGTCGGCGGGGTGCAGGCCGCCCGCCACGCAGGCCCGCAGCAGGCGGTCGAGGTGCCCCAGCGAGAGCAGTTCGTCCACCAGAATGTCGTCGCTGACCAGCATTGCCCGGCGGGGGCGCTCGCGCAGGACGGGCAAGAGCGCCTCCAGATTCCGGGCCGCCGACCCCTCGCGCACCATCAGCCATAGCCCGGCGCGCAACCGCTCGCGGGCCTCCTCGGGGGTGGTCGCCTCGTGGTCGGAGTGGGCGCCCGCCGCCGCGTAGGCTTGCAGGTCGCCCCCCGTCACGCCCGCCGCGTGCCCGTCGATGCGCCCGCCGTACCCGGCTTCCAGCACGTCCCAGGCGCCAGGAGCCAGGCCCAGGACCCCGGGGTAGTTCATCATCTCCGCCAGGCCCAGCACGCCCGGCCATCGCAGCGCGGCCCCGACCTCCCCGGCCCCCATCACTGCGCCTCCCTGCTCGAAGGGGCTGGCGGGCACGCAGGACGGCACCGAGGCGTACACCCGCAGACCCGAGGAGTGGCCCGCCTCCAGCATCCAGGCGAGGCCAGCCGGCCCCAGCACGTTCACGACCTCGTGCGGTTCGGCGACCACGGCGGTCGTGCCGCGCGGCAGCACGGCCTGGGCGAAGCGCGCGGGCGTCAACAGGCTCGACTCGATATGGACGTGCCCGTCCAGGAAGCCCGGCGCGAGGAAGGCCCCGCGCGCCTCCACCGTCCGCCGCGCCCGCACGCCCGACCCCGCGCCCACCAGCGCGGCCACCCGCCCGGCGGCGACCAGCACGTCGGCCCCGTACACCTCGCGGGTGGCCGGCTGCACGACCTGCGCCCCGCGCACCAGCAGGTCGGCTTCCTCCAGGCCGCGCGCCACCCGCACCAGCCGCTGGCGGGTCTCGCGCTCGGCGGCCCGGTCCACAGCCCCCAGGCCCATGGGAGTCATGGAGTCCCTGCCCCGGCGCGGCCGAAGGCCGGGAGGGCCGCCGCCTCGATGACCTCCTGCAACTGCGCCGCCACCCCCAGGGCGATCACCGCCGGACGCTTGCCTCGGATGCCGGGCAGGCCGATGGGCGTGGTGATGCGGGCGAGGTCGGCGTCCGTGTGCCCGACCGCCTTCAGCCCCTCGCGGAACCGCGCCCACTTGGCCTTGGACCCGATCAGGCCGATCAGGCCCAGGTTCGGGCGGCGCAGCGCCGCGTCGCAGAGGGCCGCGTCCTCGGCGTGGTCGTGGGTCAGGATGACGAGGTGCGTCCCGGCGGGCAGCTCGGCCAGGACCAGCTCGGGGATCGGGGCGTGGTGGACGTGTAGCCGGGCCGCGCCCCCCGCGAGGCCCCCCAGCCGCTCCGGGGTGAGTTGCCCGGCCCGCGAGTCGATTAGGTGGAGGTGAACCTCCAGCCGCGACAGCAGGTGCGCGAGTTCCAGGCCCACGTGCCCCACCCCGAAGACCGCCAGCGTGGGCCGCACGGTGGCCAGCGGTTCGAGCAGCAGCGTGACCTCGCCGCCGCAGCACTGGCGACCGTACTCATTCGGGGCGCGGTCGGTCAGGCGCAGGGTGAGCAGCTCGGGCGTGGAGGCCCCGCAGGCCAGCAGGGCGCGGGCGCGCTCGGTGGCGGTCGCCTCCAGGTTGCCGCCGCCCACGCTGTCCCAGGTCTCCCGCCCTCCCACGACCATCTTGGCGCCCGCCTCGCGCGGCGCGTGCCCGCGCACGGCGGCGACCGTGACCAGGACGCCGGGTTCGCCCCGCTCGGTGAGGGTCTGGACCGCCTCCAGCCAGCGCATCTCAGTCGGCCGCCACTTCGGGGTTGACCCTGGCCCACCGGGCCGCGCTCAGCGCCCAGAACACCGCCTCGGGGGTGGCGGGGCTGGCGAGGTCGCTGACGTGTCCCGGCGGGCCGAAGGCGGCGGCCGCCTGCCGCAGGGCCTCGCGCACGCTGATCGCCAGCATCAGGGGCGGCTCGCCCACCGCCTTGGAGCCGTACACCACGCCGCTCTCGGTGGCGCGCTCCAGCAGGGCCACGTTGAACACCTCCGGCACCTCGGAAAAACTCGGCAGCTTGTAGGTGCTGGCGGCCTGGGTGGCGAGGCGGCCGCGGTTCGGCCCGGCGGACGTGTCCCAGCGCAGGTCTTCCAGGGTGAGCCAGCCTGCCCCCTGCACGAAGCCGCCCTCCACCTGCCCCAGGTCGATCAGGGGCGAGAGGCTGTCGCCCACGTCGTGCAGCAGGTCCACCCGCCGCAGGCGGTAGGCGCCCGTGAAGCCGTCCACCTCGACCTCGCTCACCGAGGCCCCGTAGGAGAAGTACTTGAACGGCTCGCCCTGCATCCGCTCACGGTCCCAGTGCAGGCCCGGCGTGCGGTAATACCCCGCCGCCCACAGCTGGGTCCGCAGGTGGTACGCGTCGTGGACGACCTGCCGGAACTCCAGCCCCAGCTCAGGATGGCCGACCGGAAAGACCCGCCCGTGCTCGAATCGCACGTCGTCCGGGTGGATGCCCAGGGTGCCCACCTTGGCCTTGCCCTGACGGCTCAGCGCGCCCGCCGCCACCTCGGCCAGCCGGGCCTTGATCTGCTCGCAGGCGTCCTTGATCGCGCCGCCGTTGAGGTCCGCGCCGCTGGAAGCCGCCGTCGCGGAGGTGTTGGGCACCTTGTCGGTGCGGGTAGGGGCGAGGCGCACGCACGCGAGCGGCACGCCCAGCGCGGTAGCGGCAACCTGCAACATCTTGGTGTGCAGGCCCTGGCCCATCTCGGTGCCGCCGTGGTTGATCAGGACCGAGCCGTCCTTGTACACGTGGACGAGCGCCCCCGCCTGGTTGTAGGCCGTGAAGTTGAAGGAGATGCCGAACTTGACGGGCGTGATCGCCAGGCCGCGTTTGGTATGCGGGTGCGCGGCGTTGAAGGCCCGGACCTCCTCCGCCCGCGCCGCGAAGCTGGACCGCTCCAGCAGCGTGGTCCACAGGTCCTCCAGCCGCTCGGCGTGCCGCACGGGCTGGCCGTAGGGGGTGCTCTCGCCGGGTCGGTAGAGGTTGCGGCGGCGCAGTTCGTGGGCGTCCAGGCCCAGGGACGGCGCGCAGCGGCCCAGGATGTCCTCGATCACCAGCATCCCCTGCGGCCCGCCGAAGCCCCGGAAGGCCGTCTGGGAGGTCTTGTTCGTCCGGGCGATGCGGCCGTGCACCTCGACGTGCGGGATGAAGTAGGCGTTGTCGATGTGGCACAGCGCGCGGGCCAGCACCGGCTCGGAGAGGTCCAGGCTCCAGCCGCCGTCGGAGGTGAGGGTGGCCTGGAGGGCGAGCAACCTGCCGTCCTCATCGAAACCGACCTTCCAGCTCGCGTGGAAGGGGTGCCTCTTGCCAGTCAGGGTGAGGTCCTGCTGGCGATTGAGGCGCAGGCGGACGGGTCGGCCCGTCCGCACCGCCCCCAGCGCGGCGACCGCAGCGTAGCCGTGGGGCTGCATCTCCTTGCCGCCGAAGCCGCCGCCCATCCGCAGGCACTGCACCGTGACCGCGTGGCTGGGCAGCCCCAGCACGTGCGCCACGATCTCCTGCGTCTCGGTGGGGTGCTGGGTGCTGCTCTGCACGAAGACCTGCCCCGCCTCGTCCACGGTGGCCAGGGCGGCGTTCGTCTCAAGGTAGAAGTGTTCCTGACCGCCCATCTCGAACTCGCCCGTGAAGACGTGGGCGGCCCCCGCGAAGCCCGCTTCCACGTCGCCCCGGCGCAGGGTGGGCTGCGTGCCCTGGAACGACCCGGCGGCAATGGCCTCCTCCAGGGTGACCAGGGCAGGCAGGACCTCGTACTCCACCTCGATCTGTTCGGCGCCCAGGCGCGCGGCCTCAAGGCTCTCCGCGAGCACCCAGCACACGGCGTGTCCGTGGTACATGACCTCACCAGGAAACAGCGGCTCGTCGTGTTTGACACCCGCGTCGTTCACACCGGGCACGTCCTGCGCGGTGAGGACCCACACGACGCCGGGGACCGCCAGCGCGGGGGCCACGTGGAGCCGGGTGACCCGGGCGTGGGCGTGGGGGGCCTGGAGGGGCCAGGCGTGCAGCAGGTTCTGGAGACGCACGCCCAGGTCGTCGGTGTACAGCGCGTGTCCGGTGACGTGGGCCTCGGCGCTCTCGTGGGCAATGGCCTCGCCCACGGCTCCGGCGGGGGGCCGCTCATGCAGGCTGGTCATAGGTCACCTCCAGGCCGGTCTTCTCGAAGGCGAACTTCAGCAGGGTCTGTTCCAGCATCGCCGCCCGGTAGGCGGCCGAGGCGCGGTGGTCGTCCAGCGGGGTGCCCTCGCCGCGCAGCACGCGGGCGGCCTCGCGCACCGTCCGTGCGTTCCAGGGCCGCCCGACCAGCGCTTCCTCGGTGGCGCGGGCACGCAGCGGCGTCGCCGCCACGCCCCCCAGGCCGATGCGGACCGAGCGCACCACATCACCCTCCAGGTAGAGCGCCACGGCGACCGCCACGCTGGAGATGTCGTCGAAGCGGCGCTTGGCGATCTTGTAAAAGCCGCTCAATGGCGCCAGCGGCAGCGGAATCCGCACGGCCCGGATCAGCTCGTCCTCGCGGCGCAGGGTGCGGCGGTAGCCGGTGAAGTATTCGGAAAGCGGCACCTCGCGCTCGCCCGCCCGCGAGGCCAGCACCACCCGCGCCCCCAGCGCGAGCAGCACGGGGGGGCTGTCCCCGACCGGGCTGGCGGTGCCCAGGTTGCCGCCCAGGGTGGCGCTGTTGCGAATCAGGCGCGAGGCGAAGAGGGGCAGCCACTCGGCGAGCAGGGGCGCCTCCCCCGCGAGCCGCCGCTCGATCTCCGAGAGGCTCAGCGCCGCGCCGATTTCCAGACTGTCGCCGTGCCAGGCCAGGGTCCGCAGCTCCGGCAGCCCGTCCACCGCCACGGTGACCCCCGCGCGGGCGTGGCGCAGGTTGACCTCCACGCCCCAGTCGGTGCCGCCCGCGAGAATGCGCGCGCCCGGCTGCTCGGCCAGCAGGTCGAGGGCTTCTGAGAGCGCCAGGGGCCGGTGAAAGTCCCCCTGCGGCGTGCGGAGGTGGGTGGGTTGCGGCGGGGGCGCGGGCTGTTGCCGCCGCTGCGCGAGGGCGTCGTCCGGCGCCGGGGCACCCAGCGCGCGGGCCGCGTCCTCGATGGGGCGGTAGCCGGTGCAGCGGCAGAGGTTCCCGCTAAGCGCGTGAATGTCGAAGTCGGCGGCCTCGCGGTCCTCGCGGTAGTACTCGGCGGCCAGGCTGACCACGAACCCCGGCGTGCAGTACCCGCACTGCGAGCCGCCGCGCACGGCGAGTTGGCGCTGAACGGGGTGCAGGTGGCCCGGAGCGCCCAGGCCCTCGGCGGTGACGACCTCTCCCCCATTCAGCCCGGCGAGCAGCACCAGGCAGCTGTTGAGCGCCTCCAGCCGGGTGCCGCCCTCCTCTCCTTCAGCCCCGGCGGGGCGAGCGACCAGCACCGCGCAGGCGCCGCACTCGCCCTCGGCGCAGCCCTCCTTGCTGCCGGTCAGGCCCTGGTCGCGCAGCCAACCCAGCAGGGTGGTGTGGGGCAGCACCCCACGCGCCTCGCGCTCGGCGCCGTTGACGATGAGGCTGATGCGGTCCATTCTCGCTCCTTGGTTCGGTGGGTCCGACTTGGCAGCTCGGGAAATAGGACAAGGCTCCGGCGGGGCGGACTGCCGGTCGGTGGGACACAACGGGGGG from Deinococcus budaensis encodes the following:
- a CDS encoding adenine deaminase C-terminal domain-containing protein, which codes for MTPMGLGAVDRAAERETRQRLVRVARGLEEADLLVRGAQVVQPATREVYGADVLVAAGRVAALVGAGSGVRARRTVEARGAFLAPGFLDGHVHIESSLLTPARFAQAVLPRGTTAVVAEPHEVVNVLGPAGLAWMLEAGHSSGLRVYASVPSCVPASPFEQGGAVMGAGEVGAALRWPGVLGLAEMMNYPGVLGLAPGAWDVLEAGYGGRIDGHAAGVTGGDLQAYAAAGAHSDHEATTPEEARERLRAGLWLMVREGSAARNLEALLPVLRERPRRAMLVSDDILVDELLSLGHLDRLLRACVAGGLHPADAVALVTCNPAEYWGLHDLGLVAPGYHADFVLLRDLTGFEVLETFVGGAEARGGGATPALPGGGVRLGPGWDTAAFEVPAHWPVMQVRPDQITTGVGAPGSGDARLVVADRYGRGDHAACWTSGSGLTGGALGVSVLHDAHHVAVLGGTDADVRAAGRALEALGGGVVVVAGGEVRACLPLPFAGLMSDLPPQEAAARLAEVAAAARALGCRLPYPVTTLSFLGLSVIPALKLTPRGLLDVQAWQLLPREEAQKPGPAAEASPHPR
- the xdhC gene encoding xanthine dehydrogenase accessory protein XdhC — translated: MRWLEAVQTLTERGEPGVLVTVAAVRGHAPREAGAKMVVGGRETWDSVGGGNLEATATERARALLACGASTPELLTLRLTDRAPNEYGRQCCGGEVTLLLEPLATVRPTLAVFGVGHVGLELAHLLSRLEVHLHLIDSRAGQLTPERLGGLAGGAARLHVHHAPIPELVLAELPAGTHLVILTHDHAEDAALCDAALRRPNLGLIGLIGSKAKWARFREGLKAVGHTDADLARITTPIGLPGIRGKRPAVIALGVAAQLQEVIEAAALPAFGRAGAGTP
- the xdhB gene encoding xanthine dehydrogenase molybdopterin binding subunit, with the protein product MTSLHERPPAGAVGEAIAHESAEAHVTGHALYTDDLGVRLQNLLHAWPLQAPHAHARVTRLHVAPALAVPGVVWVLTAQDVPGVNDAGVKHDEPLFPGEVMYHGHAVCWVLAESLEAARLGAEQIEVEYEVLPALVTLEEAIAAGSFQGTQPTLRRGDVEAGFAGAAHVFTGEFEMGGQEHFYLETNAALATVDEAGQVFVQSSTQHPTETQEIVAHVLGLPSHAVTVQCLRMGGGFGGKEMQPHGYAAVAALGAVRTGRPVRLRLNRQQDLTLTGKRHPFHASWKVGFDEDGRLLALQATLTSDGGWSLDLSEPVLARALCHIDNAYFIPHVEVHGRIARTNKTSQTAFRGFGGPQGMLVIEDILGRCAPSLGLDAHELRRRNLYRPGESTPYGQPVRHAERLEDLWTTLLERSSFAARAEEVRAFNAAHPHTKRGLAITPVKFGISFNFTAYNQAGALVHVYKDGSVLINHGGTEMGQGLHTKMLQVAATALGVPLACVRLAPTRTDKVPNTSATAASSGADLNGGAIKDACEQIKARLAEVAAGALSRQGKAKVGTLGIHPDDVRFEHGRVFPVGHPELGLEFRQVVHDAYHLRTQLWAAGYYRTPGLHWDRERMQGEPFKYFSYGASVSEVEVDGFTGAYRLRRVDLLHDVGDSLSPLIDLGQVEGGFVQGAGWLTLEDLRWDTSAGPNRGRLATQAASTYKLPSFSEVPEVFNVALLERATESGVVYGSKAVGEPPLMLAISVREALRQAAAAFGPPGHVSDLASPATPEAVFWALSAARWARVNPEVAAD
- a CDS encoding xanthine dehydrogenase small subunit, yielding MDRISLIVNGAEREARGVLPHTTLLGWLRDQGLTGSKEGCAEGECGACAVLVARPAGAEGEEGGTRLEALNSCLVLLAGLNGGEVVTAEGLGAPGHLHPVQRQLAVRGGSQCGYCTPGFVVSLAAEYYREDREAADFDIHALSGNLCRCTGYRPIEDAARALGAPAPDDALAQRRQQPAPPPQPTHLRTPQGDFHRPLALSEALDLLAEQPGARILAGGTDWGVEVNLRHARAGVTVAVDGLPELRTLAWHGDSLEIGAALSLSEIERRLAGEAPLLAEWLPLFASRLIRNSATLGGNLGTASPVGDSPPVLLALGARVVLASRAGEREVPLSEYFTGYRRTLRREDELIRAVRIPLPLAPLSGFYKIAKRRFDDISSVAVAVALYLEGDVVRSVRIGLGGVAATPLRARATEEALVGRPWNARTVREAARVLRGEGTPLDDHRASAAYRAAMLEQTLLKFAFEKTGLEVTYDQPA